Proteins encoded in a region of the Streptomyces akebiae genome:
- the qcrA gene encoding cytochrome bc1 complex Rieske iron-sulfur subunit, with the protein MSSQEIPEENLPTEQDTHGVVTVADEENPFADPGLPPHQHRVQDIDERAAKRSERTVALLFTVSMLATVGFIASYLVIDVDKSIYVWPIGHISALNFALGMTLGLSLFCIGAGAVHWARTLMSDVEVADERHPIEASPEVKAKVLADFKQGAKESALGRRKLIRNTMFGALTLFPLSGVFLLGGLGPAPGTKLRHTTWAKGKKLVNMNTMEPLRPSDVAVGSLTFAMPDGLDEHDHDFQKNIAKDALMIVRIQPDDIKDKRELEWSHEGIVAYSKICTHVGCPISLYEQQTHHVLCPCHQSTFDLADGGRVIFGPAGHALPQLRITVGEDGYLEAVSDFEEPVGPSFWERG; encoded by the coding sequence ATGAGTAGCCAAGAGATTCCAGAAGAGAACCTGCCCACCGAGCAGGACACGCACGGCGTGGTGACGGTCGCGGACGAGGAGAACCCCTTCGCGGACCCCGGCCTGCCGCCCCACCAGCACCGGGTCCAGGACATCGACGAGCGGGCCGCCAAGCGGTCCGAGCGCACGGTCGCCCTGCTGTTCACGGTGTCGATGCTGGCCACCGTCGGCTTCATCGCCTCGTACCTGGTGATCGACGTCGACAAGTCGATCTACGTCTGGCCGATCGGTCACATCAGCGCGCTGAACTTCGCGCTGGGCATGACGCTGGGCCTGTCGCTGTTCTGCATCGGCGCCGGCGCGGTCCACTGGGCCCGCACGCTGATGTCGGACGTGGAGGTCGCCGACGAGCGTCACCCGATCGAGGCCTCGCCCGAGGTCAAGGCCAAGGTCCTGGCCGACTTCAAGCAGGGCGCCAAGGAGTCCGCGCTCGGCCGCCGCAAGCTGATCCGCAACACGATGTTCGGCGCGCTGACGCTGTTCCCGCTCTCCGGTGTCTTCCTGCTCGGCGGCCTCGGCCCCGCGCCCGGCACCAAGCTGCGGCACACCACGTGGGCCAAGGGCAAGAAGCTCGTCAACATGAACACCATGGAGCCGCTGCGTCCCTCGGACGTCGCGGTCGGGTCGCTGACCTTCGCCATGCCGGACGGCCTGGACGAGCACGACCACGACTTCCAGAAGAACATCGCCAAGGACGCCCTGATGATCGTCCGGATCCAGCCGGACGACATCAAGGACAAGCGCGAGCTGGAGTGGTCGCACGAGGGCATCGTCGCGTACTCGAAGATCTGCACCCACGTCGGTTGCCCGATCTCCCTGTACGAGCAGCAGACGCACCACGTGCTCTGCCCCTGCCACCAGTCCACCTTCGACCTCGCCGACGGCGGCCGGGTCATCTTCGGCCCCGCGGGTCACGCCCTTCCGCAGCTGAGGATCACCGTCGGTGAAGACGGCTACCTCGAAGCGGTCAGCGACTTCGAAGAGCCCGTCGGTCCTTCCTTCTGGGAGCGCGGATGA